From one Phocoena sinus isolate mPhoSin1 chromosome 6, mPhoSin1.pri, whole genome shotgun sequence genomic stretch:
- the GTF3C5 gene encoding general transcription factor 3C polypeptide 5 isoform X2, with the protein MAAADWGSGVAVPVELRRERHIVCVEYPGVVRDVSKMLQTLGGEEGVSRIYADPTKRLELYFRPKDPYCHPVCANRFSASSLLLRIKRKMRRQRGAPGPEAPPKVTFDIESLGIVSTVYKFQGMSDFQYLAVHTEAGGRHMSMYSKVLMVKPEKENFFHQELPLYIPPPIFSRLDTPVDYSYRPETQHREGYNNPSISGENLIGLSRARRPHNAIFVNFEGDEVPEQPLEAAAQTWRKVCTNPVDHKVEEELRKLFEIRPIWSRNAVKANISVHPDKLKVLLPFMAYYMITGPWRSLWIRFGYDPRKHPDAKIYQVLDFRIRCGMKYGYAPSDMPVKAKRSTYNYSLPITVKKTSSQLVTMQDLKQGLGPSGSASARKLASNKYKLKDSVYIFREGALPPYRQMFYQFCDLNVDELQEIIHRNDGAESLCTERDGWCLPKTSDDLRDVMSLMIRHTIRSKRPALFSSPAKADDGKEQLTCGSGDEDAEDAEDEDDEDDEDDFKPSDGSENEMETEILDYV; encoded by the exons ATGGCGGCGGCAGACTGGGGTTCGGGGGTCGCCGTCCCCGTGGAGCTGCGGCGCGAGCGGCACATAGTGTGTGTGGAGTACCCGGGCGTGGTGCGCGACGTGTCCAAGATGCTGCAGACCCTGGGCGGCGAGGAAGGCGTCTCCCGG ATCTATGCAGACCCCACTAAGAGGCTGGAGCTGTACTTCCGGCCCAAGGACCCTTACTGCCACCCCGTGTGTGCCAACCGCTTCAGTGCCAGCAGCCTGCTGCTCCGGATCAAGAGGAAGATGAGGCGGCAGAGGGGGGCGCCGGGGCCTGAGGCTCCCCCCAAGGTCACGTTCGACATAGAGAGCCTTGGCATCGTCTCCACCGTTTACAAATTTCAAG GAATGTCCGACTTCCAGTACCTGGCCGTGCACACGGAGGCGGGTGGCAGGCACATGTCCATGTACAGCAAGGTGCTCATGGTCAAGCCCGAGAAGGAGAATTTCTTCCACCAGGAGCTGCCGCTCTACATCCCCCCGCCCATCTTCTCCAGGCTGGACACCCCGGTGGACTACTCCTACCGCCCAGAGACACAGCACCG GGAAGGCTACAACAACCCCTCCATCTCCGGGGAGAACCTGATCGGCCTGAGCAGGGCCCGGCGCCCTCACAATGCCATCTTCGTCAACTTCGAGGGGGATGAGGTACCCGAGCAGCCGCTAGAGGCTGCGGCCCAGACCTGGAGGAAGGTGTGCACCAACCCCGTGGACCACAAGGTGGAGGAGGAGCTGAGGAAG CTGTTTGAAATCCGCCCCATCTGGTCACGTAACGCTGTCAAGGCCAACATCAGCGTCCACCCCGACAAGCTGAAGGTCTTGCTGCCCTTCATGGCCTATTACATG ATAACAGGCCCCTGGAGAAGCCTGTGGATTCGATTCGGGTACGACCCCCGAAAACACCCAGACGCCAAGATTTATCAAGTCCTTGACTTCCGAATCCGTTGTGGAATGAAATACG GTTACGCCCCCAGCGACATGCCCGTCAAGGCCAAGCGCAGCACCTACAACTACAGCCTCCCCATCACCGTCAAAAAAACGA GCAGCCAGCTCGTCACCATGCAAGACCTGAAGCAGGGCCTGGGTCCCTCCGGGTCGGCCAGTGCACGCAAGTTGGCCTCCAACAAGTACAAGCTCAAG GACTCGGTCTACATCTTCCGGGAGGGGGCCTTGCCACCGTACCGACAGATGTTCTACCAGTTTTGCGACTTGAACGTGGACGA GCTGCAGGAGATCATTCACCGCAATGACGGCGCTGAAAGTCTCTGCACAGAGCGGGACGGCTGGTGCCTCCCCAAGACCAGTGACGACCTGAGGGACGTGATGTCCCTCATGATCCGGCACACCATCCGCTCCAAGAGGCCTG CTCTCTTCTCCAGCCCAGCCAAAGCTGACGACGGGAAAGAACAGCTGACCTGCGGATCTGGGGACGAGGACGCAGAGGACGCGGAGGACGAGGACGACGAGGACGACGAGGACGACTTCAAGCCGTCGGACGGGAGCGAGAACGAGATGGAGACGGAAATTCTGGACTACGTGTGA
- the GTF3C5 gene encoding general transcription factor 3C polypeptide 5 isoform X1 encodes MAAADWGSGVAVPVELRRERHIVCVEYPGVVRDVSKMLQTLGGEEGVSRIYADPTKRLELYFRPKDPYCHPVCANRFSASSLLLRIKRKMRRQRGAPGPEAPPKVTFDIESLGIVSTVYKFQGMSDFQYLAVHTEAGGRHMSMYSKVLMVKPEKENFFHQELPLYIPPPIFSRLDTPVDYSYRPETQHREGYNNPSISGENLIGLSRARRPHNAIFVNFEGDEVPEQPLEAAAQTWRKVCTNPVDHKVEEELRKLFEIRPIWSRNAVKANISVHPDKLKVLLPFMAYYMITGPWRSLWIRFGYDPRKHPDAKIYQVLDFRIRCGMKYGYAPSDMPVKAKRSTYNYSLPITVKKTSSQLVTMQDLKQGLGPSGSASARKLASNKYKLKDSVYIFREGALPPYRQMFYQFCDLNVDELQEIIHRNDGAESLCTERDGWCLPKTSDDLRDVMSLMIRHTIRSKRPDRPPGAEGLWLRPATAGVGAPRSQRRDTHGLSFGPALFSSPAKADDGKEQLTCGSGDEDAEDAEDEDDEDDEDDFKPSDGSENEMETEILDYV; translated from the exons ATGGCGGCGGCAGACTGGGGTTCGGGGGTCGCCGTCCCCGTGGAGCTGCGGCGCGAGCGGCACATAGTGTGTGTGGAGTACCCGGGCGTGGTGCGCGACGTGTCCAAGATGCTGCAGACCCTGGGCGGCGAGGAAGGCGTCTCCCGG ATCTATGCAGACCCCACTAAGAGGCTGGAGCTGTACTTCCGGCCCAAGGACCCTTACTGCCACCCCGTGTGTGCCAACCGCTTCAGTGCCAGCAGCCTGCTGCTCCGGATCAAGAGGAAGATGAGGCGGCAGAGGGGGGCGCCGGGGCCTGAGGCTCCCCCCAAGGTCACGTTCGACATAGAGAGCCTTGGCATCGTCTCCACCGTTTACAAATTTCAAG GAATGTCCGACTTCCAGTACCTGGCCGTGCACACGGAGGCGGGTGGCAGGCACATGTCCATGTACAGCAAGGTGCTCATGGTCAAGCCCGAGAAGGAGAATTTCTTCCACCAGGAGCTGCCGCTCTACATCCCCCCGCCCATCTTCTCCAGGCTGGACACCCCGGTGGACTACTCCTACCGCCCAGAGACACAGCACCG GGAAGGCTACAACAACCCCTCCATCTCCGGGGAGAACCTGATCGGCCTGAGCAGGGCCCGGCGCCCTCACAATGCCATCTTCGTCAACTTCGAGGGGGATGAGGTACCCGAGCAGCCGCTAGAGGCTGCGGCCCAGACCTGGAGGAAGGTGTGCACCAACCCCGTGGACCACAAGGTGGAGGAGGAGCTGAGGAAG CTGTTTGAAATCCGCCCCATCTGGTCACGTAACGCTGTCAAGGCCAACATCAGCGTCCACCCCGACAAGCTGAAGGTCTTGCTGCCCTTCATGGCCTATTACATG ATAACAGGCCCCTGGAGAAGCCTGTGGATTCGATTCGGGTACGACCCCCGAAAACACCCAGACGCCAAGATTTATCAAGTCCTTGACTTCCGAATCCGTTGTGGAATGAAATACG GTTACGCCCCCAGCGACATGCCCGTCAAGGCCAAGCGCAGCACCTACAACTACAGCCTCCCCATCACCGTCAAAAAAACGA GCAGCCAGCTCGTCACCATGCAAGACCTGAAGCAGGGCCTGGGTCCCTCCGGGTCGGCCAGTGCACGCAAGTTGGCCTCCAACAAGTACAAGCTCAAG GACTCGGTCTACATCTTCCGGGAGGGGGCCTTGCCACCGTACCGACAGATGTTCTACCAGTTTTGCGACTTGAACGTGGACGA GCTGCAGGAGATCATTCACCGCAATGACGGCGCTGAAAGTCTCTGCACAGAGCGGGACGGCTGGTGCCTCCCCAAGACCAGTGACGACCTGAGGGACGTGATGTCCCTCATGATCCGGCACACCATCCGCTCCAAGAGGCCTG ACAGGCCCCCAGGAGCCGAGGGCCTCTGGCTGAGACCAGCGACAGCTGGTGTGGGTGCGCCCAGGAGCCAACGACGGGACACACACGGCCTGTCTTTTGGCCCAGCTCTCTTCTCCAGCCCAGCCAAAGCTGACGACGGGAAAGAACAGCTGACCTGCGGATCTGGGGACGAGGACGCAGAGGACGCGGAGGACGAGGACGACGAGGACGACGAGGACGACTTCAAGCCGTCGGACGGGAGCGAGAACGAGATGGAGACGGAAATTCTGGACTACGTGTGA